The segment TTGGAATCTGATTACCGGCTAGGTTATCGGGATATCCCGTACCGTCCCAGCGCTCGTGGTGATAGCGGATGATGGGAAGTACGCCTCGCATTGTCCGCAGGGGTTCGCAAATTTTTTCGCCGATGAGGACGTGCTGCTTCATAACCTCCAGTTCGTCGGGGGTGAATTTTCCTTTTTTGAGCAGTACGGCGTCGGGAATGCCGACTTTACCGATGTCGTGAAGATAACCACCCCACATTAAGTCGCGAATGTCGGCGCGGGAAAGATGGAGATATTCACCGAAGGCTTTACCCATTGCTACCAACCTTTCGCAGTGGTCGCCGGTGTTGGGGTCGCGGCTTTCGATCGATCGGGCTATGGAGAAAACTACTTGTTCTGCGTGGTCTAAATCTTCGTTAAGCCGCTTTTGGCGTACCAGCGACTTGACGCGGGCTGCCAGTTCCAGACGATCGAAGGGTTTGGTGAGAAAGTCATCTCCGCCTGCTTCTATGCCTCGGATGCGCGATCGCCGATCGTTTAGAGCTGTAATAAAAATTACCGGCAGCAAGCGTGTTTGCTCATCCTGCTTTAACTGTCGGCAAACCTCAAACCCATCCATTCCTGGCATCATCACATCCAGCAAGATCACATCGGGTTTGCACTGCAATACCATACTTAGTGCTGCTGGCCCATTTTCTGCTTCTAAAACTTCATAGCCTTCCACCGCCAGCAGTGCCGCTGCTGTCATGCGACTGGCTGGATGGTCATCGACCACAAGGATTTTTGGCTGTTCTGACTCGCCGCTATTCCCGGTCGGCGACCATATACTAAAGCACATTGAAGCGCCGAATGAATCAACAGCAGTATCGAAATGAGGACTCACGGCCACAGTCGCCTTCCTAATAGTTCGAGTATTTTCACTTTAACTGAAGACTAAATCAACTATTTCACAAAGACCAAGTGATTATTTACTCAGCTGGTTACGGAATTCTATATTTATTTGCGTGCAGTACCTACTACCATATCCGATCTAGTATGGTGGTGGCTAGACACCTTTACCCTAGAGAAGCATATTGTTATCTCAATGACTGTGAGAGCCGATTCGAGCATCTGTGATCTTAATCACAAATAGTCTTATAGGCTTGAGGAATCAGTCGGCTGATAATTTAACTCAATTTTGAGTCATTAACCAGCGCTTTTTCCAACGAGCAGTGGGTTCTAGGGAAGAGGTTTCTTGTTCTATTTTACGCCTAAGCAGAATAATTTGAGCGGGATCGCAAAGATTTTGATCCCTGTAGGGAATGGCAGCACGAGTGCGTAAATGTTCTTGTTCTTGTTGAGAGAGTGGCGGCAAGTCGTTTAAGGTGAAACTGGCAACTGTACCGGGCGATCGTCTCCCTACTGGTGCTGTGGAACCTATATACAATCCAGCCGTCATCAA is part of the Argonema galeatum A003/A1 genome and harbors:
- a CDS encoding response regulator; the encoded protein is MAVSPHFDTAVDSFGASMCFSIWSPTGNSGESEQPKILVVDDHPASRMTAAALLAVEGYEVLEAENGPAALSMVLQCKPDVILLDVMMPGMDGFEVCRQLKQDEQTRLLPVIFITALNDRRSRIRGIEAGGDDFLTKPFDRLELAARVKSLVRQKRLNEDLDHAEQVVFSIARSIESRDPNTGDHCERLVAMGKAFGEYLHLSRADIRDLMWGGYLHDIGKVGIPDAVLLKKGKFTPDELEVMKQHVLIGEKICEPLRTMRGVLPIIRYHHERWDGTGYPDNLAGNQIPMLAQVFQIIDIYDALTSERPYKKAFPPEEALGIIAEETAKGWRNPKLVQEFTEFISNIHTGKSQD